In Rhopalosiphum padi isolate XX-2018 chromosome 3, ASM2088224v1, whole genome shotgun sequence, the genomic stretch AATTAAagagatattacatttttaaatataaaaaaataaaattttagtatataacACCACAATaacagtgtaataataataaattaaaataaatagaatattttattcttaatatcaaaatgtaaattaaacagTGATTGAGTATATGTGAAATAcagtattttacaaaatattgaatttatccacaactttttttttttaatttatagataggaACTGTTTTCTAAAActgtagttaatttttattttttaactcttatatttaaaattaaactactatcaacttttgattttcaaataaaaacctgtaataaaaattccataaattgATAAggcaatttttttatgaattattagacgttgaaattttgtttttttgtttatccgGTAAAGATATAGCTCTTCAAAATTTGGtggcttataataaaaattaactacagTTTACTAtgtatctaaaaatttaaaaaaatttatttaatttatctatgtataatatggtgaccagatatacaaatttaaaaaagtacatttttttttggtaaaaataccatgtgtaaaatttgaataaataaatacaaaactttgttaatatgttttctatatattaacagataacaaattaaattaactatgctAACGTCGCTACTGACTATATTAGATTGCATTAGCtcgaaccataaaatataaattaataccaaattataaaaatcataaacatgtattagcccataatattttcaaaaagagTACAATTCTATgtaattaatactattgttaAGGACACTAGGACAAGTAGGACATGCATCAAAAAAGATTACTGTCCTACGAACGTCTGGTCAccctatttataatttgttacctAAGTCATCGACCATCAGCCGTtttaagtaaacataatatatgtatacaatatacatgtatactatatatacagtgACTAGATGTACTCTTTTTTGACGTGTGTCCTAGTGTCCTTACCAATAGTGTTGAGTACATAATTTGGtactctatttttaaaattattatgggttaatacgtgtttatgtgtttttactatttttttattttgattattaatttatattttatggttcgaCCTAAAGCATTCTTATTGGTTGGTAGCACAATGTAAGATATActaaatcgtatatatttaagttttacacttagtatttttacctttaaaaaataatctatacttTAGTTTACGGTGCGAATTGTTTGGTCGAGGCCATTTGGTCGAAGGTTTAGTTATCGAAAAGAAGTGATCGAAATGTCATGTTATCGAATCGAAAAACAGATGgtcgaatattttattaatatagtcgAAATATTTTGTGGTCGAATGGGTTTTTTGATCGAAGTAAAGATAATTAGCTTTTTGATtactttatctaatatttttatgcacCTAGCCCGTATGTAGATATAtcgtagtaggtacttattgtgTAACGACTGTTCAGTATACGTGAGTACCAATAGTGTTTATCATCTGttcaatgttcaaaatatttcacgttagtattttatacatatttctgcaacagttcatattttttatattttaatatgaatattgataTAGTACCTAGCATCCATGgaggaattttattaaatataaataattttatatataaaaaaaacaaagattTATTACGAAAAACTGACGGCAAACACGTATTTTATTGGATTTGTGTTAATAAATGTGGTGCAAAAGTTCGAACTGTGgagacaaatgaaaaaaaacatgaaCTAGATATTCAACGTTTTTTCCGGATCAACACTGTCATGCTCCCGATCCTATAGGCTTGgaagtaagaaaaataaaagaaaaaattaaaatgaatgcgAAAAGTTCAATCGAAGATAAACCATTACAGATTTACCAGAAATCTATTAACAATTGTTCCACACAATTGTTGCTTCACACGTGAGTAAGAATTCAGTTCAACAATTAGTAAAACGTCAAAGACGCAATGTAGAAAACTATAAAGAACCCAAATCTATTGATGAAATATGTCTAGCCCCAACAATGTGTCAAACACTAAaaggtgaattatttttaattaaaaaaatgaaaatttgttattgtttacgACAAATgaaaactgtaaatatttaagCGAATCTATCTGCTGGTTAGCAGATGGAACATTCAAGGCTTGCCCGCAAATTTTTGAACAAATGTATGTTATTCACGGATCAATTAAACGTGGAACCAACGAAATTTTCGTACCGTTAGTATTTGCTCTGATGAATGGTAAAAGTGAAGAGCTATATACTcaagtattttgtttattaaatgaattttgcattgaaaaaaatattaatattacacaaacTAAGGACTTAGAAATAATAACAGACTTTGAAAAAGCGGCCATAAATTCTTTAA encodes the following:
- the LOC132926124 gene encoding LOW QUALITY PROTEIN: uncharacterized protein LOC132926124 (The sequence of the model RefSeq protein was modified relative to this genomic sequence to represent the inferred CDS: inserted 1 base in 1 codon; deleted 2 bases in 1 codon), producing MSLYLLRKTDGKHVFYWICVNKCGAKVRTVETNEKKHELDXSTFFPDQHCHAPDPIGLEVRKIKEKIKMNAKSSIEDKPLQIYQKSINNCSTIVASHVSKNSVQQLVKRQRRNVENYKEPKSIDEICLAPTMCQTLKDGTFKACPQIFEQMYVIHGSIKRGTNEIFVPLVFALMNGKSEELYTQVFCLLNEFCIEKNINITQTKDLEIITDFEKAAINSLTENFPRATHSTCFFHLCQSIYRKIQNIGLSTKYANDPEFNSTINAAESWHRKLNRLISPHPGLHKLINTLQYTQNETEAVIEMLLYGRSNKKMKIQVQSHNIRLKEVQQRLLADPGYDLLEYLRGIAQNLKF